The Thermodesulfobacteriota bacterium genome window below encodes:
- the rpsL gene encoding 30S ribosomal protein S12, translating to MPTVNQLVRKGRKRPKHKTASPALESCPQKRGVCVRVYTTTPKKPNSALRKVARVRLTNGMEVTSYIPGIGHNLQEHSVVLIRGGRVKDL from the coding sequence ATGCCTACAGTAAATCAGCTTGTACGTAAGGGAAGGAAGAGGCCCAAACACAAGACCGCCTCGCCGGCCCTTGAGTCTTGTCCCCAGAAAAGGGGGGTATGCGTCAGGGTATATACCACCACGCCAAAGAAGCCGAACTCGGCCTTGAGGAAGGTGGCAAGGGTCAGGCTCACCAACGGTATGGAGGTAACCTCCTACATACCCGGAATAGGGCATAACCTCCAGGAACACTCGGTCGTGCTCATAAGGGGCGGCAGGGTGAAGGACCTC